A single genomic interval of Paracoccus aestuarii harbors:
- a CDS encoding ABC transporter substrate-binding protein, which translates to MKTMMSAAALILAAGPALADDWQDVLDEARGQTVYMHAWGGDERTNAFLAWVGDMLQDRHGVALSHVKLSDTAEAVARVLAEKTAGRDEGGQVDLIWINGPNFLAMKDQDLLHGPFVADLPNARYLDLSPQSANSVDFTTPVERMESPWRLAKFVFNYDAARIDAPPPRMETWVDWAAAHPGRITHPDPSNFMGATFLKQALVELAPADADLTQEPTDAAFEAASAPLWDWYDALRPHLWRGGQAFPENQSVQQQLLNDAEIDVTMSFDPASAAAAIRDGLLPETVRVHVPEAGSIGNVSFVAIPYNAAHRAGAKVVADMLLDPEVQAHMQNIDVLGSFSVLDPGLLDADARAAFAALPTDPALPALEDLGPVLPEPHAGWMTRLTAEWQARYTR; encoded by the coding sequence ATGAAGACCATGATGTCCGCCGCCGCCCTGATCCTGGCCGCGGGTCCCGCCCTGGCCGATGACTGGCAGGATGTGCTGGACGAGGCGCGGGGCCAGACCGTCTACATGCATGCCTGGGGCGGGGACGAACGCACCAACGCCTTTCTGGCCTGGGTGGGCGACATGCTGCAGGACCGCCACGGCGTGGCCCTGAGCCATGTCAAGCTGTCCGACACGGCCGAGGCCGTCGCCCGCGTCCTGGCCGAAAAGACCGCCGGGCGGGACGAGGGCGGCCAGGTCGACCTGATCTGGATCAACGGCCCGAATTTCCTGGCCATGAAGGACCAGGACCTGCTGCACGGCCCCTTCGTGGCGGATCTGCCCAATGCCCGCTATCTGGACCTGTCGCCGCAATCGGCCAACAGCGTCGATTTCACCACCCCCGTCGAAAGGATGGAGAGCCCGTGGCGGCTGGCCAAGTTCGTCTTCAACTATGACGCGGCGCGGATCGATGCGCCCCCGCCCCGGATGGAGACCTGGGTCGATTGGGCGGCGGCCCATCCGGGGCGGATCACCCATCCCGACCCGTCGAACTTCATGGGCGCGACCTTCCTGAAACAGGCCTTGGTAGAGCTGGCCCCGGCGGATGCCGACCTGACACAGGAGCCGACGGATGCGGCATTCGAGGCGGCCTCGGCGCCGCTCTGGGACTGGTATGACGCGCTGCGCCCGCATCTGTGGCGCGGCGGGCAGGCCTTTCCCGAGAACCAGTCCGTCCAGCAGCAGCTTCTGAACGATGCCGAGATCGACGTGACCATGTCCTTCGACCCGGCATCGGCGGCGGCGGCGATCCGCGACGGGCTGCTGCCCGAGACGGTGCGCGTCCATGTCCCCGAGGCCGGCAGCATCGGCAATGTCAGCTTCGTGGCCATCCCCTACAACGCCGCCCACCGGGCGGGCGCCAAGGTGGTGGCCGACATGCTGCTGGACCCGGAGGTTCAGGCGCATATGCAGAATATCGACGTGCTGGGGTCGTTCTCGGTCCTGGATCCGGGGCTGCTGGATGCGGATGCGCGGGCGGCCTTTGCCGCGCTGCCCACCGATCCCGCCCTGCCCGCGCTGGAGGATCTGGGCCCCGTCCTGCCCGAGCCGCATGCCGGCTGGATGACCCGGCTGACCGCCGAATGGCAGGCCCGTTACACCCGGTGA